TCCTTTAATTTACAATAGAATCGTCTCTTTAGATTTAGAGCCACTTGTCACTATCCaacttatttcaaaaaaaatcctttaagctttaattactttcgtcaataTCACACAGAGCTTAGTAATACTACTACATACTTTTGGCACTATGTTGACTTAATAGTTAGTGTGTTTCTCACAAGTTATTTTAATTTCTCTACTAAAATGTGTCTGTGTTTTGGTTTTCGTAAAAATCAATCgaagtttaaaatttatttatttaaaagatcagccaaattttttttttacatttttgttacaaatgaCACGACATACGTGAAATGTATGAATAAATgaggaaaaataagaaatactAAGCAAAAAAGAAGTTACTGAAAGTTGGTTTTATTATTATGGTTGAACCGTTTTAGTGCGGCCAGATACGGTCTCGcctttttggatttttttgctTGCTCCAGTTGGGTTACATTAGCAATGGCATCGAATGAATGTTTTTTGCTGGCTAATGTGCCTTCGCCTTTCGACAAGATTTGCAGCGccattcttttttttgaaccCTTTTCCAATGGGAAAATGAATGCGGGTAAAAATTTTGACGAAGACGTAAATCTGACCCAACCGAATTCTACGCCAGGCTTTCGCCATTCCGGAAtttctgcaattttttttagtaaatcaACTAATGGGATGTCTTcagtttcaaaaattaaatttcacacTTCCTAAACCAGtacacaataaatttatttgtaattcCTTGTTCGTCGGCTGGCGactggcaattttttttttctatttccaAACACTTTTATGTCTCACCGCTACTTTAAAACACATCACTATAGAGGCCTAAAGGCAACACCCCCTGTAGATCCGATGTGGTGGTTTGAAAGTAGTCAAAGGTTGAGTaagtcaattaaaatttataattgttGATTAGCGATTGTGATCTGTATTAAAGAATGTTACGTCCATGCTTGTAAGTCGATATTATTATTCATAATTTGACTTAGTGCTTTTCGTCAGaagaacgaatttttttttgtaccgTGTAGCTACCAGAAAAAACTTTCACCTGTGTAACGAACTAGTTCTTGTGtgtcgaaaaatgaaaatagggTGCAATAGAGCAAGTGAAATGTAAAAGTGCAATATCTAATAAGAAGTGGGCGTGTAATTTGATTTGGCGAAATCGGTTTAAatagataaatttaaattcatagaCAGTTACCGCTTTTTGACGAAACCTTGCCACGTTTGCTCGATGGTTGTCGTTTACGTGTGCCTTTGCGCCGTTTCGTGGTGCGCTACGGTGTAGAAACtattaaaataacaaatttaatagaCTCTTGCCTGCAATACTATAATATTACCAGTGGTATCGTCCGAATCAGACGACGACAATTCCGTTACATCCGATGATGACTCGGATGAGCTCGAAGATGTTTTAATCAGTGACTCTGGTTCCGACACCAAATCCAATTCAGCTGTAACCGATTTCTCAATTTCTTCCTCTTGTTTCTCTTGCGCCTTTTCCTCGGATGTCTTTTGATGTCTTTCCTCGACAATCTTCTGTGCCTCTTCCTCATTTGCAATTTCCGTTTTTTCCCCATTCTTTTTTTGTCCCTCTtcctcatttttttcttcgtcctCTCGTACATGATCACCGTGTTTACTCGCTTCAGctttaatgaaatttagatTGAAAAACAATATTAAATTCGCTATAAAAACAGCTTCGTTATGAAAAGCTTTTGCTTGTAACTGATGTGTTAGGCCGAAAATACATgtgcaattttgcgttgacggtatgctgcattttccattgtaataCGATATTCACGATAGGGTTAATATAATGCATTAACTCGCGTAATAGCCGATCCCGAGGccgatcccatcaacgcaaatTGCTCatatattttcgacataactAATAATTTTGTGTCGTATATTAGTGAACGTATAATCTTGTCTTCCAATTCACTAAACAAAAGGAACGGAGAACTGTTcgccaaaattttttttctgcgaTTTTGAGCTTCGTGGACGATAGAAAATAAACTTGATATCATCATTTCTCTCGAATAGAACATAAATTCCTATGCTCAAGATTCTAATCGAGAAATAACGTTCGATCGAAACGCAGTGAATAACTGAAACTAATAGCTCAATTCCTGTCAGCGCTCCTAAATTTAACAACTGTCAATTTATCCGATCAAAAAATAAGTGTTGGAACTACACTAAATATAACCTTTTACAATAGAGTTAAATTTATCAGTTCCGTTGAATGCTGATGGGAATCGGGCTAACGTATCATGAAAACCGACCGGACTGAAGTCAAATGAGGTGAATGTGAAAAAGAGTCAAATTGTGCTTAGTCCCACCTGTTCGTTTGGGTTTTGTAGCGTGAATGCGCTCCAAATGGCCCTTTACTATTGTTAGCTCCCATCGAGGTAAGCTACCGGGCTCTGAACGATTCTGTGGTGTCACTTTTTTGAAACACAGTGGACATATCATCTGGCATTGGTATGAACGCAGTCCGTTTGAAAAAATACACCAAACCTTGAGccattcattttcatcaaaacgCGACGAGTTCTGTAAGAAAATGTcacttatgaaaaattattaaatgaaaattgagatttACCTCTGTAAAAGGTTTCAGAgctttttctttataaatctTCGCAATCTTTATCTTCAATTTTGCATGCTCGATCCTCGTAGATCCGTCAGTAATTTGTTCGTTTGCATCTGTGTAAGATAATACATTTCGTAAGCTTGTCTTAATAGCTCATAAACATcgttcaattttaaatatttgaaatcacATTTGTATAAGATCAAAGTTTATGGATCTTAATGTGACTTTCATCTGATATAATTTACTTACTAGTGCTATGACTGACTCCTTGGCTTGATGAAATGGTGTTCACCGAATCGCTAGTTCCGTTTTTATTGCGTTCATCATACTGACCGGAgactaaaatcaaaaaattgattaagtttctattttatgatttacttatttatataaatgaaaatatttgttgcgatttgttacaaaacataaaacgtCTATTCCACACTCGGATTGTCACACTCGGGCTACGGCATGTACACATCAAGCGAttaaaaaagtatttatcatcgagttaaatacaacgtttttctcaataaatccTACGGCAGCTTCTCATTTTGTCAACTAATttgagaaaacaattttctttgcaaGAAATTTTAAGGAGGAAGTATTTGAATTATAATGTTTTTGTATACTCCTCaataaaaccaaacaaaattaggaaatataaactaaatttatggAGGAACGTGTATTATAACCAATATCCTCTGAGGCCGAACCAGTGTCTACGTTTCGATAATTCATTCTATTATAACTCTAGGCCCGCACTGACTCTATTGGCATTCGGGCGATGCCTGAAGGGtctgtaaattttttatttgaacgaaaggattttcacaaattttcttcattcaacACCCGACCCATTCCGGTCCTTCATAATTAACGCTTGAAGAGAGGAAAGAGAAGGAAAACTGTGCTTCTTCATGTTCAAACCCTGGTTTTAGTAGTAGAGgacatattttcgtgaaataaacacgaatttcattttcgtagACTTTGTCACTTCTCGAGATTTTCTACACTTAAAATTCCTCTATGAAACTCAGAAAATGACAAAGTGTTTAGTCAAAGAAATCTTAAATTCTCATAGAAGCTGAACAACGTCCTAAATTTACATGATTACCAAGTGTCGATACACACCAAATTGAAATCAGTACAAATTGGATTGCATTTTTCTGTAATTCAATAGATATTTGCGTGTGTGTCACAAagaatacacacacacattttttgaaatctaACGAAACTTATAGTTTCATTCACAAGTATAATtcacaaatataattttcgtttgttattTTGAACTCCGCAAGGAGACACATAATTTCTCGCAACATAGCATATTGTACCTATATGTCGTGACGTTGCGAGGAATTAgtgaattattgaaaatgtaaattactCTGAGTAAAAACACATTGCAAATTACTGTCATCATAGAATGCACTTTTCATGCCAGTTTTGGTATTGTTTTGGTCTACTGTAAGAGTAGATCTGTTCCAAGGTTATTTACCAAACCGTCATCTTTAGAGCCATAGCCTAAACATTATTGTTGACAAAATGTTCGCAAAAGCTttatggctctgtggatgctctcgtttgttttcggcttgtcaaaaaattcttttttacaGTACAATGGAACAAATCTATAATGAAACTCGACACAAATGGAGGTATGGAAATTGTGATCTGTGATGACAGTAATTCGCGATGTGTGTTTGCCTCTTTTGCTTTTACCATACCGGCTAGTTCATGATATAACAGTTTTTATCACTCTTCGGTAGATTTCAGGCACAAAATATTCCCTTCCCACTAAATTTGAATCTTAATAGAACAGAACAACTGCTCTTTCATTCaacttttataattttacttGTTATATGGCTACCTAGTTCTATCAGGAGATTACAATCGCTGAAAACATCCGCCGTATCATACGCAGTTATGTCAACACAAAAACGGCTGTGAGGTAAACAAGATAGAAAGCCCTCATACTGAGTGAAATCCGTACTTACGATTGTTAAAGCTGGCAGCTCCATCAATTGTTTGATTGTTAAGTGGCATGTACTGACCAGCATCATGCGTATCGCGAACATGGTAGTTATGGGAACCTCGGTGTTCTGCAATGTAGCCAATTTTACATTATGAGAAACAGTGTTCTGAATACACTTACGATCACTGGGACCGCCAAACATAAATCGATTGTTAGATGTTTGGAATTGATGAAATGAATGGCTGTCATTATCACGGTTGTTGTGTCCATACTGCCCATACTctgaaatttatcaaattgacAAAGTTGAGTGatagaaaatcataaaaaattgatatgaTCATTATGTGTGTCGAAAACCATCAATACTTACGATTGTTGGGGCCACCAAAACAGGATGCATTGTTGAAGGGTGAATGAAACTGATTGCCATGGCTGTTTATCGGACTGCCAATACCATGACTgctaaaatgtaataatttctaacaaatttgaacaaGTAAATGATGTACTGATAGAATACCCTTGATACTTACAATTATTGGTACCTCCATAAATGGGCCGACTGTTTGCCGATGATTGGAACTGAGGATGAAATGAATTAATCGGGCCGCCAAAATCCTGATTGATGCGCTCATTATACGACCCATACTCTGAAATGCATCGAATTGAAACAAAAGTTTTGAATTCCACATTTGATAGATCTACTGAAGACATAGCATATAGTGGATACTTACGATTAGTTGAGCTTCTAAAAAAGGATGGATTGGCAGACGATGATGGGAATGCATTGGACCTCATCGGACC
This genomic interval from Bradysia coprophila strain Holo2 unplaced genomic scaffold, BU_Bcop_v1 contig_322, whole genome shotgun sequence contains the following:
- the LOC119079262 gene encoding uncharacterized protein LOC119079262 produces the protein MENDEISENGEPSNQERDGASIYSNQHGQYDGHSNSHAFRQLQPPSNNPGIFGSPEYWQYGSRSHHDIGGPMRSNAFPSSSANPSFFRSSTNQYGQYGHNNRDNDSHSFHQFQTSNNRFMFGGPSDQHRGSHNYHVRDTHDAGQYMPLNNQTIDGAASFNNLSGQYDERNKNGTSDSVNTISSSQGVSHSTNANEQITDGSTRIEHAKLKIKIAKIYKEKALKPFTENSSRFDENEWLKVWCIFSNGLRSYQCQMICPLCFKKVTPQNRSEPGSLPRWELTIVKGHLERIHATKPKRTAEASKHGDHVREDEEKNEEEGQKKNGEKTEIANEEEAQKIVEERHQKTSEEKAQEKQEEEIEKSVTAELDLVSEPESLIKTSSSSSESSSDVTELSSSDSDDTTGNIIVLQARVY